In Egicoccus sp. AB-alg6-2, a genomic segment contains:
- the ribD gene encoding bifunctional diaminohydroxyphosphoribosylaminopyrimidine deaminase/5-amino-6-(5-phosphoribosylamino)uracil reductase RibD has translation MRAPTVDERRALARAIALAERARPSTAPNPAVGCVLLRDGDVVGEGVTHPPGGHHAEAAALAAAGPRAAGATACVTLEPCAHHGRTPPCAPALADAGVRRVVYAHADPHALASGGADELRARGVEVVGPDTVGGVFHHAVAAQLEGFLTVATHERPHVTLKAAQTADGHLRPPDDRRWITGPAARAAVHRWRAEVDAVLVGSGTVLADDPRLDVRLVSSRVQPRAVVLDRRLRTPPDAQVVARGALVLTAADAPTGAEQALRTAGADVRRLAADGSGWLAAAMATLAADGVRNLLAEPGATLARAMLDAAVVDRLVLHVADLGTGPARRALTPPSGPGWATERVGGAGPDLILQLRPCAAQEGR, from the coding sequence GTGCGTGCTCCGACCGTCGACGAGCGGCGCGCCCTGGCGCGCGCCATCGCCCTGGCCGAGCGCGCCCGCCCCTCCACCGCGCCGAATCCGGCCGTCGGCTGTGTGCTCCTGCGCGACGGCGACGTCGTCGGCGAGGGCGTCACGCACCCGCCCGGTGGTCACCACGCAGAGGCCGCCGCCCTGGCGGCGGCCGGGCCACGCGCCGCGGGGGCGACCGCCTGCGTCACGCTCGAGCCCTGCGCCCACCACGGCCGGACGCCGCCGTGTGCGCCCGCTCTGGCCGACGCCGGTGTCCGCCGTGTCGTCTATGCGCACGCCGACCCGCACGCGCTGGCATCGGGCGGGGCGGACGAACTGCGCGCCCGCGGCGTCGAGGTGGTCGGTCCGGACACGGTCGGGGGAGTGTTCCACCACGCCGTCGCGGCGCAGCTCGAGGGGTTCCTGACCGTCGCGACACACGAGCGACCCCACGTCACCCTCAAGGCGGCGCAGACGGCCGACGGCCACCTGCGACCGCCGGACGACCGCCGCTGGATCACCGGACCCGCCGCGCGCGCGGCGGTCCATCGCTGGCGCGCCGAGGTCGACGCCGTCCTGGTCGGTTCGGGCACCGTCCTGGCCGACGACCCACGGCTCGACGTCCGCCTGGTGTCCAGCCGCGTCCAGCCGCGTGCCGTCGTGCTCGACCGACGGTTGCGCACCCCCCCGGACGCGCAGGTCGTGGCCAGAGGTGCCCTGGTCCTCACGGCTGCCGACGCGCCGACCGGAGCCGAGCAGGCGTTGCGCACCGCGGGCGCGGACGTCCGTCGGCTCGCCGCCGACGGGAGCGGCTGGCTGGCCGCGGCCATGGCGACACTCGCGGCGGACGGCGTCCGTAACCTGTTGGCCGAGCCCGGCGCCACGCTCGCGCGCGCCATGCTGGACGCCGCCGTCGTGGACCGCCTCGTGCTGCACGTCGCGGACCTGGGAACCGGCCCGGCACGTCGTGCGCTGACCCCGCCGTCCGGGCCCGGGTGGGCCACCGAACGTGTCGGTGGTGCCGGCCCCGATCTCATCCTCCAACTCCGTCCGTGCGCCGCCCAGGAAGGTCGCTGA
- a CDS encoding response regulator — protein sequence MTRHVLVVDADAGDRDFLAETLDLAGFEVTAAATGVAGLMVARSQDIDLVVLDVMMPRLDGLQTVRRLRSDARTSHLPVLLTTAAGRHRDAVEGLDAGADDTLEKPIPADVLVAHVRAALRRADLQRSLNPLTGLPGNERILTELAARLQLEEPVALLYVDLDQFKPFNDHYGFLRGDEALRALAGLLREVARDTGDEETFLGHVGGDDFVVVVAPELAEPLAKTLCARFDALAPSLYDPDDRRAGGIEVADRRGVPQKFGLLSVSVGVAATISGEVVHHGELVAIATEMKRYAKSHGKPGSSYAVDRRHVGDPVDLEVDLP from the coding sequence GTGACACGCCACGTGCTGGTCGTCGACGCCGACGCCGGTGACCGCGACTTCCTGGCCGAGACGCTGGACCTCGCCGGCTTCGAGGTGACCGCTGCCGCCACCGGTGTCGCCGGCCTGATGGTCGCGCGCAGCCAGGACATCGACCTGGTCGTCCTCGACGTGATGATGCCCCGTCTCGACGGTCTGCAGACGGTGCGCAGGCTCCGCAGCGACGCCCGCACCAGCCATCTGCCGGTACTGCTGACCACCGCCGCCGGACGTCACCGCGACGCCGTCGAGGGGCTCGACGCGGGTGCCGACGACACGCTCGAGAAGCCGATCCCCGCCGACGTGCTGGTCGCCCACGTCCGCGCGGCACTGCGTCGCGCGGACCTGCAGCGCTCACTCAACCCGCTCACCGGCCTGCCGGGCAACGAACGCATCCTCACCGAGCTCGCCGCTCGGCTGCAGCTCGAGGAACCGGTCGCGCTGCTCTATGTCGACCTCGACCAGTTCAAGCCCTTCAACGACCACTACGGGTTCCTGCGCGGGGACGAGGCGCTTCGCGCGCTGGCGGGCCTCCTGCGCGAGGTGGCGCGGGACACCGGGGACGAGGAGACCTTCCTCGGGCACGTCGGCGGCGACGACTTCGTGGTCGTGGTGGCGCCCGAGCTCGCCGAACCGCTGGCCAAGACGCTGTGTGCACGCTTCGACGCGCTGGCCCCGTCGCTGTACGACCCCGACGACCGGCGTGCGGGTGGCATCGAGGTCGCCGACCGGCGGGGGGTGCCGCAGAAGTTCGGCCTGCTCTCGGTGTCGGTCGGCGTGGCCGCGACGATCAGCGGCGAGGTCGTCCACCACGGCGAGCTCGTCGCGATCGCCACCGAGATGAAGCGCTACGCCAAGTCGCATGGCAAGCCGGGTTCGAGCTATGCCGTCGACCGTCGTCACGTCGGCGACCCCGTCGACCTCGAGGTCGACCTCCCGTAG
- the rpe gene encoding ribulose-phosphate 3-epimerase: MHDLRVAPSILSADFARLADEVADVAPAVRMVHVDVMDGHYVPNLTLGPPVVRSLRAATELFLDAHLMISDPRTYAPQIVAAGADSVTFHPEVEDDPLGLVELLRDAGSQVGVAIRPHQPLSLVEELLPHIDMLLIMTVQPGFGGQAFQPDVVPKIAEAVEARASLRARFRIEVDGGISVATVGSTAAAGADTFVAGSAVFDHPDRVAAARAVLDAAHAALGAGAQARA, encoded by the coding sequence GTGCACGACCTTCGGGTTGCCCCGTCCATCCTGTCCGCCGACTTCGCCCGGCTCGCCGACGAGGTCGCCGACGTCGCACCAGCGGTCCGCATGGTCCACGTCGACGTCATGGACGGGCACTACGTCCCCAACCTGACCCTGGGCCCGCCCGTGGTCCGCAGCCTGCGGGCGGCCACCGAGCTGTTCCTCGACGCCCACCTGATGATCAGCGACCCGCGCACCTACGCGCCACAGATCGTCGCCGCGGGCGCCGACTCGGTGACCTTCCACCCTGAGGTCGAGGACGACCCCCTCGGCCTGGTCGAACTGCTGCGCGACGCCGGCAGCCAGGTCGGGGTCGCCATACGGCCCCACCAGCCACTGTCGCTGGTCGAGGAACTGCTGCCGCACATCGACATGCTGCTGATCATGACGGTGCAGCCGGGGTTCGGCGGGCAGGCTTTCCAGCCCGACGTGGTCCCCAAGATCGCGGAGGCCGTCGAAGCCAGGGCGTCGCTCCGGGCACGGTTCCGGATCGAGGTCGACGGGGGCATCTCGGTGGCCACCGTCGGCAGCACCGCCGCGGCGGGGGCGGACACCTTCGTTGCCGGGTCGGCGGTCTTCGACCATCCTGACCGGGTCGCCGCGGCCCGGGCGGTGCTCGACGCTGCGCACGCCGCACTGGGTGCCGGTGCACAGGCCCGGGCGTGA
- the rsmB gene encoding 16S rRNA (cytosine(967)-C(5))-methyltransferase RsmB, with translation MSEATGLPARRAALAALAAVDEDDAYGNLAVPAAVEHLEDARDRAFASHLAYDTLRWQGTLDWALQHVLSRPLTDVEPALRRVLRLGALQLLRSGVPSRASVSTSVTLAREAVPARRAQGAGGFVNGVLRNLDRRRDALPWPDPDDDPVASLALTTAHPEWVVRDLLTRYDRDRTRAILEADDAPPGVTLRATGDRDALVAELLAEGLDARPGALPEAVRVPGADPRRLAAVREGRAAVQDEASMAVAHATGARPGDRVLDLCAGPGGKSAHLATLVGEDGHIDAVELHPHRARLIRETAERLGVAVTVHVGDATKPPVPPQASYERVLLDAPCTGLGTGRRRPEVRWRRQATDVADLAGLQRQLLEAAAERVAPGGTLTYSVCTWTTGETEQVARWFDAAHGSRFEAQERRQLLPDADDTDGMYVTTWRRRS, from the coding sequence GTGAGCGAGGCGACCGGACTGCCCGCCCGCCGTGCGGCGCTCGCCGCGCTGGCCGCCGTCGACGAGGACGACGCCTACGGCAACCTCGCGGTCCCGGCCGCGGTCGAGCACCTCGAGGACGCCCGCGACCGCGCGTTCGCGTCCCACCTCGCCTACGACACGCTGCGGTGGCAGGGCACGCTCGACTGGGCCCTGCAGCACGTGCTCAGCCGGCCCCTGACCGACGTCGAACCCGCGCTGCGGCGGGTGCTGCGCCTCGGCGCCCTGCAGCTGCTGCGCAGCGGCGTTCCGTCGCGCGCCTCGGTCTCCACCTCGGTCACGCTGGCGCGTGAAGCCGTCCCGGCCCGTCGTGCCCAGGGCGCCGGTGGCTTCGTCAACGGCGTCCTGCGCAATCTCGACCGGCGGCGGGACGCACTGCCTTGGCCCGATCCCGACGACGACCCGGTCGCGAGCCTGGCGCTGACGACCGCCCACCCCGAATGGGTCGTCCGCGACCTGTTGACGCGCTACGACCGCGACCGCACCCGTGCGATCCTCGAGGCCGACGACGCCCCGCCGGGGGTCACGCTGCGGGCCACCGGTGACCGCGACGCCCTGGTCGCCGAACTCCTCGCCGAGGGGCTGGACGCACGCCCGGGGGCGCTGCCCGAGGCCGTTCGCGTCCCCGGCGCCGATCCCCGCCGCCTCGCGGCCGTGCGCGAGGGCCGGGCGGCGGTCCAGGACGAGGCGTCCATGGCGGTCGCCCACGCGACCGGCGCCCGCCCGGGGGACCGGGTCCTGGACCTGTGCGCCGGCCCCGGCGGCAAGAGCGCCCACCTGGCGACGCTGGTCGGCGAGGACGGCCACATCGACGCCGTCGAACTCCATCCCCACCGCGCCCGGCTGATCCGCGAGACGGCCGAACGGCTCGGGGTCGCCGTCACCGTCCACGTCGGTGACGCCACGAAGCCGCCGGTGCCCCCACAGGCCAGCTACGAACGCGTCCTGCTCGACGCCCCCTGCACCGGGCTCGGTACGGGCCGGCGCCGGCCGGAGGTGCGCTGGCGGCGACAGGCCACCGACGTCGCCGACCTCGCCGGGCTGCAGCGCCAACTGCTCGAAGCGGCCGCGGAACGCGTGGCACCGGGCGGCACGCTGACGTATTCGGTGTGCACCTGGACCACCGGCGAGACCGAACAGGTCGCACGCTGGTTCGACGCCGCGCACGGCAGCCGCTTCGAAGCGCAGGAGCGACGGCAGTTGCTGCCCGACGCCGACGACACCGACGGGATGTACGTGACGACCTGGCGTCGACGGTCCTGA
- the fmt gene encoding methionyl-tRNA formyltransferase — MRVAFLGTPDVAVPALRSLVAATDLEVAAVVTNPDRPKGRSRSLVAPPVKVAAQELGLEVWQPVKPAEVLDELAALELDACAVVAYGALLPQRVLDVGGAGFVNLHFSLLPRWRGAAPVQHALRAGDTVTGITTFVLDKGMDTGPVLDRVEVPIQPDESAGELLTRLAELGGPVLVDSLRRLVAGEVPVPQPAEGATLAPKIEPDDVRIDWTRPAREIKDLVRSAEPAPGAHTTFRGKRLKVRAVDVVEADAASPGTVLERTADGVVVATAADALVLRRVQPEGKQAMDGAAFANGYRPDPGERLGADTAA; from the coding sequence GTGCGCGTCGCCTTCCTCGGCACGCCCGACGTGGCCGTGCCCGCACTCCGTTCGCTCGTGGCCGCCACGGACCTGGAGGTGGCCGCCGTCGTCACCAATCCCGACCGGCCGAAGGGACGTTCCAGGTCACTGGTCGCGCCTCCCGTGAAGGTGGCCGCGCAGGAGCTGGGCCTGGAGGTGTGGCAGCCCGTCAAGCCGGCCGAGGTGCTCGACGAACTGGCCGCGCTGGAGCTGGACGCGTGCGCCGTCGTGGCCTACGGCGCCCTGTTGCCCCAGCGGGTCCTCGACGTCGGAGGCGCCGGTTTCGTCAACCTGCACTTCTCGTTGCTGCCGCGCTGGCGAGGAGCCGCCCCGGTCCAGCACGCCCTGCGGGCGGGGGACACGGTGACCGGCATCACCACCTTCGTGCTCGACAAGGGGATGGACACCGGCCCGGTGCTCGACCGCGTCGAGGTCCCGATCCAGCCGGACGAGTCGGCGGGCGAGCTGCTGACCCGGCTGGCCGAACTCGGCGGACCCGTGCTCGTCGACTCGCTGCGTCGCCTGGTGGCAGGGGAGGTGCCCGTTCCGCAACCGGCCGAGGGCGCGACGCTGGCGCCGAAGATCGAACCCGACGACGTCCGCATCGACTGGACGCGCCCCGCGCGTGAGATCAAGGACCTCGTACGCAGTGCCGAGCCTGCTCCCGGGGCCCACACCACCTTCCGCGGCAAGCGGCTGAAGGTGCGCGCGGTCGACGTCGTCGAGGCCGACGCCGCGTCCCCGGGCACCGTCCTCGAACGCACCGCCGACGGCGTCGTGGTCGCGACCGCGGCGGATGCCCTCGTGCTGCGCCGGGTCCAGCCCGAGGGCAAGCAGGCGATGGACGGAGCGGCCTTCGCCAACGGCTACCGACCGGATCCGGGCGAACGACTGGGTGCGGACACCGCGGCGTGA
- the def gene encoding peptide deformylase, with protein MSLLEIRIFGDPVLRQRAHEVEDFDGRLAKLAGDMFDTMRAAEGVGLAANQVGVLKRLFTWEYPQEDGDDLGGAVVNPTLLDASEDELQDGDEGCLSFPGLFYPLQRPLRVEVAYQDLGGEDHTVQLEGYLARVWLHEMDHLNGILFVDHLAKHDKQEALKRIRDYRIQQGMDDPTPPRPGGLLLGRRPH; from the coding sequence GTGAGCCTGCTCGAGATCCGCATCTTCGGCGACCCCGTGCTGCGCCAGCGCGCCCACGAGGTCGAGGACTTCGACGGTCGCCTCGCCAAGCTGGCGGGCGACATGTTCGACACGATGCGGGCCGCCGAGGGCGTCGGACTCGCGGCGAACCAGGTCGGCGTGCTCAAGCGCCTGTTCACGTGGGAATACCCCCAGGAGGACGGCGACGACCTCGGCGGCGCCGTGGTGAACCCGACCCTGCTCGACGCCTCCGAGGACGAACTGCAGGACGGCGACGAGGGCTGCCTGTCCTTCCCTGGCCTGTTCTATCCCCTGCAACGTCCGCTGCGGGTCGAGGTCGCCTACCAGGACCTCGGGGGCGAGGACCACACGGTGCAGCTCGAGGGCTACCTGGCGCGGGTGTGGCTCCACGAGATGGACCACCTCAACGGCATCCTGTTCGTGGACCACCTCGCCAAGCACGACAAGCAGGAAGCGCTCAAGCGCATCCGCGACTACCGCATCCAGCAGGGCATGGACGACCCGACGCCGCCCCGGCCGGGCGGTCTGCTCCTGGGACGTCGTCCCCACTAG
- the metK gene encoding methionine adenosyltransferase encodes MSRRSLFTSESVTEGHPDKVADQISDAILDAILTEDPNARVACETLVTTGQVMIAGEISTKTYADIPRVVRDTILSIGYDSHDVGFDGNTCGVSVAIDEQSPDIAQGVDTAYESRSGADTDPYSLQGAGDQGMMFGYATDETPSLMPMPIHLAHRMAQRLSAVRKSGEVSYLRPDGKTQVTVDYEDGVPKAVTAAVVSTQHRAEIDLETLLRPDIEDHVIRPLLPDDIDTDGLQIYVNPTGRFELGGPVADAGLTGRKIIVDTYGGMARHGGGAFSGKDPSKVDRSAAYAVRWVAKNIVAAGLAKRAELQVAYAIGVASPVSLNLETFGTETVDPDAILAAVREVFDLRPAAIIEALNLRSPGYRETAAYGHFGREGDRFTWERTDRADALRSAAQ; translated from the coding sequence TTGTCCCGTCGAAGCCTGTTCACGTCCGAGTCGGTGACCGAGGGTCATCCCGACAAGGTGGCCGACCAGATCTCGGACGCGATCCTCGACGCGATCCTGACCGAGGATCCGAATGCGCGGGTGGCGTGCGAGACGCTGGTCACCACGGGACAGGTGATGATCGCCGGCGAGATCTCCACCAAGACCTATGCCGACATCCCCCGCGTGGTGCGCGACACGATCCTGTCCATCGGCTACGACTCGCACGACGTGGGCTTCGACGGCAACACCTGCGGGGTCTCGGTCGCGATCGACGAACAGTCGCCCGACATCGCCCAGGGCGTGGACACGGCCTACGAGTCCCGCAGTGGCGCCGACACCGACCCGTACTCGCTGCAGGGCGCCGGTGACCAGGGGATGATGTTCGGGTACGCGACGGACGAGACCCCGTCGCTGATGCCGATGCCGATCCACCTCGCGCACCGGATGGCGCAGCGGCTGTCGGCGGTCCGCAAGTCGGGCGAGGTGTCCTACCTGCGTCCCGACGGCAAGACGCAGGTGACCGTCGACTACGAGGACGGCGTCCCGAAGGCGGTCACCGCGGCGGTCGTGTCGACGCAGCACCGGGCCGAGATCGACCTCGAGACCCTGCTGCGTCCCGACATCGAGGACCACGTCATCCGGCCGTTGCTGCCAGACGACATCGACACCGACGGGTTGCAGATCTACGTCAACCCCACCGGGAGGTTCGAGCTCGGTGGCCCGGTCGCGGACGCCGGCCTGACCGGTCGCAAGATCATCGTCGACACCTACGGCGGCATGGCCCGCCACGGCGGTGGCGCCTTCTCGGGCAAGGACCCCTCGAAGGTGGACCGCTCGGCGGCCTACGCCGTGCGATGGGTGGCCAAGAACATCGTGGCCGCGGGGCTGGCGAAGCGGGCGGAGCTGCAGGTCGCCTACGCCATCGGGGTCGCGTCGCCGGTGTCGCTCAACCTCGAGACGTTCGGCACGGAGACCGTCGACCCCGACGCCATCCTTGCCGCGGTGCGTGAGGTCTTCGACCTGCGGCCGGCGGCGATCATCGAGGCCCTGAACCTGCGCTCGCCGGGCTACCGCGAGACCGCCGCCTACGGACACTTCGGCCGCGAGGGCGACCGGTTCACGTGGGAGCGCACGGACCGCGCCGACGCGCTGCGCAGCGCGGCCCAGTGA
- the coaBC gene encoding bifunctional phosphopantothenoylcysteine decarboxylase/phosphopantothenate--cysteine ligase CoaBC gives MSDLHGSRVLLGVTGGIAAYKAALLARLLVGAGATVDPVLTRGAGRFVGAATFEGITGRPVRDEVWQDIPGETHVALGRAADVAIVYPATANVIAKLAGGHADDLLTTTLLAATCPLLVAPAMHTEMWEHPATRDNIAVLCRRGVDVVGPAVGRLMGGDLGAGRLVEPDEAFERLVAQLRAARSRADDLAGRRVLVTAGGTHEPLDPVRFLGNRSSGKMGFAIAAAAAARGAKVDLVAAPSALPTPPGVERHDVTTARQMHDAVFALVDVVDVVVKAAAVADFRPADVASSKVKKSDGAPRLELVANPDILADLGARRAEGHPRPFLVGFAAETDDVEDNARAKLTRKNADLLVVNDVGATDAGFGVDTNRVVILGRDGSRTEVELAAKSAVADRVLDEVVGRLPAS, from the coding sequence GTGAGCGACCTGCACGGCAGCCGCGTCCTGCTCGGCGTCACCGGAGGCATCGCCGCCTACAAGGCAGCGCTGCTCGCACGCCTGCTCGTCGGTGCCGGCGCCACGGTCGACCCGGTGCTCACCCGTGGCGCGGGACGTTTCGTCGGTGCCGCGACCTTCGAGGGCATCACCGGCCGTCCGGTGCGCGACGAGGTGTGGCAGGACATCCCTGGCGAGACCCACGTCGCCCTCGGCCGCGCGGCCGACGTCGCGATCGTCTACCCCGCCACCGCCAACGTGATCGCGAAGCTGGCCGGCGGCCACGCCGACGACCTCCTCACGACCACGCTGCTGGCCGCCACGTGCCCGCTGCTGGTCGCCCCCGCCATGCACACCGAGATGTGGGAGCACCCGGCCACCCGCGACAACATCGCCGTCCTGTGTCGCCGGGGCGTCGACGTGGTGGGCCCCGCGGTCGGGCGACTGATGGGCGGCGATCTCGGCGCGGGCCGGCTGGTCGAGCCCGACGAGGCGTTCGAGCGCCTGGTGGCGCAGCTCCGCGCCGCGCGCTCGCGCGCGGACGACCTCGCCGGTCGTCGCGTGCTCGTCACGGCGGGCGGCACGCACGAGCCCCTCGATCCCGTCCGCTTCCTCGGCAACCGCTCCAGCGGCAAGATGGGGTTCGCGATCGCCGCGGCCGCGGCCGCCCGAGGCGCGAAGGTCGACCTGGTCGCGGCCCCGAGCGCGCTGCCGACGCCGCCCGGTGTCGAGCGCCACGACGTCACCACGGCCCGGCAGATGCACGACGCCGTGTTCGCCCTGGTCGACGTGGTCGACGTGGTGGTGAAGGCCGCCGCCGTCGCCGACTTCCGCCCGGCCGACGTGGCGTCGTCCAAGGTCAAGAAGTCCGACGGTGCGCCGCGGCTGGAGTTGGTCGCCAACCCCGACATCCTCGCCGACCTCGGTGCCCGTCGCGCCGAGGGGCATCCGCGTCCGTTCCTGGTCGGTTTCGCCGCCGAGACCGACGACGTCGAGGACAACGCCCGGGCCAAGCTCACCCGCAAGAACGCCGACCTGCTGGTCGTCAACGACGTCGGCGCGACCGACGCCGGGTTCGGTGTCGACACCAACCGGGTCGTCATCCTGGGCCGTGACGGCAGCCGCACCGAGGTCGAGCTGGCCGCCAAGTCGGCGGTCGCCGACCGGGTCCTCGACGAGGTCGTCGGCCGCCTGCCCGCCAGTTGA
- the rpoZ gene encoding DNA-directed RNA polymerase subunit omega, whose translation MPPRPAPSPPDVRGGTPIARIDDLMDKVDSKFHLVHLAAKRAREINGYYAQLGEGLGQYVPPLVQTESNKPLSIALEEISQAKIEGVESTGTTEDPLAFIEGDEQA comes from the coding sequence CTGCCGCCGCGACCCGCACCTTCCCCGCCCGACGTACGCGGAGGTACTCCGATCGCCCGCATCGACGACCTGATGGACAAGGTGGACTCGAAGTTCCACCTCGTGCACCTCGCGGCCAAGCGCGCCCGCGAGATCAACGGCTACTACGCGCAGCTCGGTGAGGGCCTCGGCCAGTACGTCCCGCCGCTGGTGCAGACCGAGTCGAACAAGCCGCTCTCGATCGCGCTCGAGGAGATCTCGCAGGCGAAGATCGAGGGCGTCGAGTCCACCGGCACCACCGAGGACCCGCTCGCCTTCATCGAGGGTGACGAGCAGGCCTGA
- a CDS encoding LemA family protein: protein MDPLVVVVVAVLLAVPLALIYSYNRFVSQRASMDAAWAGIDVELQRRHDLVPNLVRSVQGYAAHERELLEQVVEARNRAVASVDAQVALGDQARAEDALTERLTGLLVLAEDYPQLRADRVFLDLQRQLVETEDRISAARRLYNLEVAAYERRRQAVPSNVVASMFGFQRRELFEILDAAARHAPHVAT from the coding sequence ATGGATCCGTTGGTCGTCGTGGTGGTCGCCGTCCTGCTGGCGGTCCCGCTTGCGTTGATCTACTCGTACAACCGGTTCGTGTCGCAGCGCGCCTCGATGGACGCCGCCTGGGCCGGCATCGACGTCGAGTTGCAGCGCCGCCACGACCTCGTGCCCAACCTGGTCCGCAGCGTGCAGGGCTACGCCGCACACGAGCGTGAACTGCTCGAGCAGGTGGTCGAGGCCCGCAACCGTGCGGTCGCCTCCGTCGACGCGCAGGTCGCGCTCGGCGACCAGGCACGCGCCGAGGACGCCCTGACCGAGCGGTTGACCGGTCTGCTCGTGCTCGCCGAGGACTACCCGCAGCTGCGTGCCGACCGGGTCTTCCTCGACCTGCAGCGCCAACTCGTCGAGACCGAGGACCGCATCTCGGCCGCGCGGCGGCTGTACAACCTCGAGGTGGCCGCCTACGAACGGCGTCGCCAGGCCGTGCCGTCCAACGTGGTTGCGTCGATGTTCGGCTTCCAACGCCGCGAGCTGTTCGAGATCCTCGACGCCGCGGCCCGACACGCGCCACACGTCGCCACGTAG
- the gmk gene encoding guanylate kinase, with translation MTPRGLLVVIAGPSGVGKGTVHARVRASLPDATLSISVTTRRARPTEVDGVHYHFVDRPAFEAMVAAGELLEWAEYAGNLYGTPRAQAEAAVADGKVVVLDIEVQGALQVREQAPDALLVFLAPPSFAELERRLRTRGTEDDATVAARLEVARAELARRDAFDVVVINDDLDRCVAEVLDTITAARAAA, from the coding sequence GTGACCCCACGCGGCCTCCTGGTCGTGATCGCCGGACCCAGCGGCGTCGGCAAGGGCACCGTCCACGCCCGCGTCCGCGCCTCGCTCCCCGACGCGACCCTCTCGATCTCGGTGACGACACGCCGCGCGCGACCCACCGAGGTCGACGGCGTCCACTACCACTTCGTCGACCGTCCGGCGTTCGAGGCCATGGTCGCCGCGGGGGAGTTGCTCGAGTGGGCGGAGTACGCCGGCAACCTCTACGGCACCCCGCGGGCCCAGGCCGAGGCGGCCGTGGCGGACGGCAAGGTGGTCGTGCTCGACATCGAGGTGCAGGGTGCCCTGCAGGTGCGCGAGCAGGCGCCCGACGCGCTGCTGGTCTTCCTCGCCCCGCCCTCGTTCGCCGAGCTGGAGCGCCGGCTCCGGACGCGGGGGACCGAGGACGACGCCACCGTCGCCGCTCGGCTGGAGGTGGCGCGGGCTGAGCTGGCCCGACGTGACGCCTTCGACGTGGTGGTGATCAACGACGACCTCGACCGCTGCGTCGCCGAGGTCCTCGACACGATCACCGCGGCCCGCGCCGCCGCCTGA
- the mihF gene encoding integration host factor, actinobacterial type yields the protein MPLPELDPEQRRAALVKAAEARRIRAELKQMLKAGEVSLREVIERAESADALAKMKVCDVLEAMPAYGPVKARRLMEELDIASTRRLRGLGPRQTEALLATFEKRP from the coding sequence ATGCCGCTGCCCGAGCTCGATCCCGAGCAGCGCCGCGCCGCCCTCGTCAAGGCGGCCGAGGCGCGCCGCATACGTGCCGAGCTGAAGCAGATGCTCAAGGCGGGCGAAGTGAGCCTGCGCGAGGTCATCGAGCGCGCGGAATCGGCCGATGCGCTGGCGAAGATGAAGGTCTGCGACGTCCTCGAGGCCATGCCGGCCTACGGCCCCGTGAAGGCCAGGCGGCTCATGGAGGAGCTCGACATCGCCTCGACGCGACGCCTGCGCGGCCTCGGACCGCGGCAGACCGAGGCGCTGCTCGCCACGTTCGAGAAGCGCCCGTGA